From a single Shewanella donghaensis genomic region:
- a CDS encoding LysR substrate-binding domain-containing protein: MNISFKQLNVFNSITQHKTLTAAAEKLFLSKAAVSMALAELEKHLGHPLFDRVNNRLVLNQEGKKLLPLADELLNRAKHIHKLFDDNQALTGQLRLGSSDTIGNHLSPYLLSQFRLQQQHFSQSLTISNSASICQKLLDFELDVALIESENHHPDLISIPFSHDQMCIISAADHPLARCTKPTVADLESNQWVLREAGSGSRECFINTLAPKLDKWQLAFELNTTEALISSVSAGLGLGCLSTLAARYAVESGRVNLHKPPIEMPRTFWLLVHKDKYQNPLLKSFMAFCQQWQQTSIHGAKKNTC, encoded by the coding sequence ATGAACATCTCTTTTAAGCAGCTCAATGTTTTCAACTCCATTACTCAACATAAAACCCTGACAGCAGCAGCTGAGAAACTATTCTTATCTAAAGCCGCCGTTAGCATGGCATTAGCTGAACTTGAAAAGCACCTAGGTCATCCTTTATTTGATCGCGTAAACAATCGACTGGTGCTTAATCAAGAAGGAAAAAAATTATTACCTCTTGCTGATGAGTTATTAAATCGTGCTAAGCATATCCATAAGTTATTTGATGATAATCAAGCTTTAACTGGGCAACTAAGATTGGGCAGTAGTGACACTATCGGCAATCACCTGAGTCCCTATTTATTGAGTCAATTTAGACTACAACAGCAACACTTTTCACAGAGTTTAACTATTTCAAATTCAGCCTCTATTTGCCAAAAGCTATTAGACTTTGAATTAGATGTGGCCTTGATTGAAAGCGAAAACCATCACCCAGATCTTATCTCGATTCCATTTAGTCATGATCAAATGTGCATTATTAGCGCTGCAGATCACCCATTAGCAAGGTGTACTAAACCAACTGTGGCAGACTTAGAAAGTAATCAATGGGTGTTAAGAGAGGCAGGCTCAGGCTCAAGAGAATGCTTTATCAATACTTTGGCACCAAAGCTAGACAAGTGGCAGCTGGCATTTGAGCTTAATACCACAGAGGCACTAATTAGCAGCGTATCTGCAGGCTTAGGTTTGGGGTGTTTATCGACATTAGCGGCCCGATATGCGGTTGAAAGTGGCCGAGTTAACTTACACAAACCCCCGATTGAAATGCCACGGACCTTTTGGCTATTGGTACATAAAGATAAATATCAAAATCCGCTGCTTAAAAGCTTTATGGCCTTTTGTCAGCAATGGCAACAGACCTCAATACACGGCGCGAAAAAGAATACCTGTTAA
- a CDS encoding alpha/beta fold hydrolase, with translation MTTWVLLRGLMRDSRHWYGFDDLIKEHGIEVLTPDVTGNGTLGDLTSPLTIEEYADDVWRQIDAQVCEDTQCSLIGVSMGGMLALEMAKQRPQKINQVVMINSSAGNVSPWYQRFQVIPLIKAIGRANWRIILDKLRLSRKGRLQRAHLNFVESCTLNYTTMFKGTDELVLADWSLMRRENHTSIVNGARQLLAAAKFSCPKNIAAEVFIIAANQDNLANPKCSEALASFYQTKLMRVENGGHDVTLDQPEYVLSLLQKILPR, from the coding sequence ATGACTACATGGGTATTACTTAGAGGCTTGATGCGTGATAGCCGTCATTGGTATGGCTTTGATGATTTAATCAAAGAACATGGCATTGAGGTGCTGACACCTGATGTGACAGGTAATGGTACTCTTGGTGATTTAACAAGTCCGCTGACTATTGAAGAATATGCTGATGATGTGTGGCGCCAAATTGATGCGCAAGTGTGCGAAGATACTCAATGTAGCCTTATCGGGGTGTCGATGGGCGGTATGCTTGCGCTTGAAATGGCCAAACAGCGACCACAAAAAATTAACCAAGTTGTGATGATTAATTCCAGTGCGGGTAATGTTTCTCCATGGTATCAACGCTTTCAAGTTATCCCGTTAATAAAAGCCATTGGTCGAGCGAATTGGCGAATTATTCTAGATAAATTGAGATTGAGTCGAAAAGGAAGATTACAACGGGCACATCTCAATTTTGTTGAATCATGTACCTTAAACTACACCACAATGTTTAAGGGAACAGATGAATTGGTATTAGCCGACTGGAGCCTAATGCGCCGCGAAAACCATACGAGTATTGTTAATGGCGCAAGGCAACTATTGGCTGCGGCTAAGTTTAGCTGCCCTAAAAATATTGCTGCAGAGGTTTTTATTATTGCCGCAAATCAAGATAACTTAGCTAATCCTAAGTGCAGCGAAGCTTTGGCGAGTTTCTATCAAACGAAACTTATGCGTGTGGAAAATGGCGGACATGATGTGACCCTAGACCAACCTGAGTATGTGCTGTCGTTATTGCAAAAAATATTACCGCGTTAA
- a CDS encoding TDT family transporter, whose amino-acid sequence MINIAKRKLMATPTPMAGLALGIASLGWCWENLADLQGYGQWCSAVIASVLLGILGGKFLLLSHTLKDDLAHPVVGSVVPTFAMATMVVSNSLGQFYPQAGDALWLFAVGLHIVFLISFLYHRAKVFELHHMVPSWFVPPVGIIVADVSFSGNPQLTLVAHAALAFGMLAYAVMLPMMIYRLLFTHEVPDAAKPTLAILAAPASLSLAGYLTVTATPSPIIIALLFGIAVLMTSIIYLAFFKLLTLPFSPGYAAFTFPMVIGATALFNMVTWMESINMAEQYIQQVRVLATIELSIATVVVVYVAARYIHFYQPLRNKTALT is encoded by the coding sequence ATGATAAACATTGCTAAACGTAAACTAATGGCAACCCCTACACCTATGGCAGGTTTAGCACTAGGTATTGCAAGCTTGGGTTGGTGTTGGGAAAATCTCGCAGACCTACAAGGTTATGGCCAGTGGTGCAGTGCAGTTATAGCCAGTGTGTTATTGGGGATTCTTGGGGGGAAATTTTTGTTGTTATCTCATACTTTAAAGGACGACCTAGCTCATCCTGTTGTGGGTAGCGTGGTACCAACATTCGCTATGGCAACCATGGTGGTGTCTAATTCTCTTGGGCAATTTTATCCTCAAGCCGGTGATGCTTTATGGCTATTTGCTGTTGGACTTCATATCGTATTTCTGATTAGCTTTTTATATCATCGCGCTAAAGTGTTCGAATTACATCATATGGTGCCAAGCTGGTTTGTGCCGCCAGTGGGCATTATTGTCGCTGATGTGTCATTTTCTGGGAACCCGCAATTAACACTTGTTGCTCATGCTGCATTAGCCTTCGGTATGCTTGCTTATGCAGTGATGTTGCCAATGATGATTTATCGATTATTGTTTACCCATGAAGTGCCTGATGCTGCTAAACCGACATTGGCCATTTTAGCCGCTCCTGCAAGCTTATCGTTAGCAGGGTACTTAACTGTTACAGCGACACCATCACCGATTATTATTGCTTTGTTGTTTGGCATTGCAGTACTCATGACCAGTATCATTTACTTAGCCTTCTTCAAGTTATTAACCCTACCTTTTAGCCCAGGCTATGCTGCATTTACTTTTCCGATGGTGATTGGTGCGACGGCATTATTTAACATGGTTACTTGGATGGAAAGCATCAATATGGCAGAACAGTATATTCAACAAGTGCGCGTACTTGCCACCATCGAATTATCGATAGCGACAGTGGTAGTGGTATATGTGGCAGCGCGTTATATCCATTTCTATCAGCCGCTTCGTAATAAAACGGCACTAACTTAA